Proteins from a single region of Dasypus novemcinctus isolate mDasNov1 chromosome 16, mDasNov1.1.hap2, whole genome shotgun sequence:
- the LOC101412748 gene encoding glyoxylate/hydroxypyruvate reductase B-like, which translates to MGDQELPGVLVSGLGGPRGVCEDHVGDLQRHFNLITMREFLDNKTHFSQKIRAIYIWGGKPVIDQELLQSLPSLSIIASSGAGLDHLDLKLIASFGVKVASTPQAVSSPTADLAMALLLASARRVVEGYHLAISPDTENFSINWMGQDVTGATLGIIGMGTIGYKVAQRAKAFEMKILYHNRNRRKLEEEAAVGASYCEELEDLLRRSDFVMLAVSLTPQTRALLGKRELRLMKPTAVLINVGRGLLVDQDALVEALQTGAIKAAALDVTCPEPLPRDHPLLKLKNIILTPHIGSATHQARRQMMTHLAESILASLSGRPIPNEVLLE; encoded by the exons ATGGGAGATCAAGAACTACCTGGAGTTTTGGTGTCTGGACTCGGAGGACCACGGGGTGTGTGTGAGGACCATGTTGGAGATCTGCAGAGACACTTTAATCTCATTACCATGCGAGAATTTTTGGACAACAAAACACACTTTAGTCAGAAGATCCGAGCTATCTATATCTGGGGAGGAAAACCAGTTATTGACCAGGAGCTTCTGCAGAGCCTGCCCTCCTTGAGCATCATTGCCAGTTCAGGAGCCGGCCTGGACCACCTTGACCTGAAGCTCATTGCCAGCTTTGGCGTGAAGGTGGCCAGTACGCCACAGGCTGTCTCCAGCCCCACGGCAGACTTGGCAATGGCCTTGCTGCTGGCTTCGGCGCGGAGAGTAGTGGAAG GTTATCATTTGGCTATTTCACCAGATACAGAGAACTTTTCTATAAACTGGATGGGTCAGGACGTGACAGGAGCCACACTGGGAATCATTGGCATGGGCACCATTGGCTACAAGGTCGCGCAGAGGGCCAAAGCATTTGAGATGAAGATTCTGTATCACAATAGGAACCGCAG GAAATTGGAAGAGGAAGCAGCTGTTGGGGCCTCTTACTGTGAGGAGCTGGAGGACCTGCTGCGGCGATCGGACTTCGTGATGCTGGCTGTGAGTCTGACTCCCCAGACCCGGGCGCTCCTTGGGAAGAGGGAGCTGAGGCTGATGAAGCCCACCGCCGTGCTCATCAACGTCGGCAGAG GTCTGTTAGTTGATCAAGATGCCCTGGTGGAGGCTCTGCAGACAGGAGCCATTAAAGCTGCAGCCCTGGACGTAACATGCCCAGAGCCCCTGCCCAG AGATCATCCTTTGTTGAAGTTGAAGAACATCATTTTGACGCCTCACATTGGAAGTGCTACTCATCAAGCCAGACGACAAATGATGACACATCTGGCTGAAAGCATTCTGGCCTCTCTCAGTGGCCGTCCCATTCCTAATGAAGTGCTTCTTGAATGA